A stretch of DNA from Lysinibacillus sp. B2A1:
AAAAGAGTATGTTATTGGATTTGCAGGGCATTTCTCTGCAGGAAAGTCGAGTATGATTAATGCACTTTCTGGTGAAAATTTACTTGCATCTAGTCCGATTCCGACGAGTGCTAATATAGTAAAGGTCCATAAATCAGAGGAAGATTATGCGATTGTCTATATGCACAATGAAAAGCCTGTTAAATTTGAGGCAGGCTATGATTTTAAAACTGTGAAAGAACTAAGTAAAAATGGGGACCTTGTGTCGCAAATTGAAATCGGGCACAGTGCATCAACATTACCATTTGGTGTCACAGTGATGGATACACCAGGGGTAGACTCCACAGATGATGCACACCGTATGTCTACAGAGTCAGCACTTCACATTGCTGATATCGTATTTTATACAATGGACTACAATCACGTGCAATCTGAATTAAATTTCCAATTTACAAAGCAGTTGATGAAGTACAATCCAAATGTTTATTTAATCGTTAATATGATTGATAAGCATAAGGAAAATGAATTAAGCTTTGAGGAATTTAAAGCGACTGTTCATCAATCATTTTCCGCTTGGGGAGTTGTACCTAAAGGTGTGTTTTTCACTTCCTTAAGAGAGCTTGAGCATCCACATAATGATTTTGAAGCTGTGAAGAAAATTGTGATGGATAGCATGAATGATTGGCAGGATCAGCTTGTACAAACTGCAACCAATACACTGCGTTTATTACAAAGTGAGCATGACACTTATTTAATGGAAGAAAGACAGGATCGTTTAGATATTGATGAAGACGTATTAAGTGCGGATGACTGGGCAAACCATAAGGACATTTTAGAGCAATACAATAAGCTAAACCGTCAAGTGGAGTTGTTTTCTGTAGAGGCATGGAACGAGACATTTGAAGAGCAGCGTAAGGAGCTGCTTGCGAATGCAGCCATTATGCCTGCTGATTTACGAGATAAATTACGACTGTATTTAGAGAGCCAGCAGGAAGGTTTTAAGGTAGGCGGCTTATTTACGGCTAAGAAAAAAACGGAAGAAGAACGTAACCGTCGTAAAGAAGATGCCTATAGTGCCTATCAAAATGTTGCACATGCGCAAATCACAGGTCATTTAAAGGGCTTAATGAAAAAGGTTTTAAAGGATGTCGGAGCATTAAATGAAGAGCGTGCTTCAGCAATCGATACGTATCTATTTGAACTGCCATTTTCACTGATTGAACAGCAGATACAGGTAGGCGCTTTGTTAACAGGAGATGCCGTATTAAATTTTGCTAATCGTGTAGCGGAGGCAACAAAACGCTACTTTATTCAAGAAACGGATCATTGGAAGGATGCACAAGCAAAATTATTAGAAACAGTAGCGACAGAAACAGCTGCTCCATCTAAATTAAAAATGGCAGGAATGCAGGCAAAGGTAGATGCTATTCAGGCTGTACTTGAAATGGAAGGCTACCAGCAATATAGCGCAAGTGTTATGCATCAGGCGAGCAATGAAATTCGTAAGCAAGCGAATCACCAACTGACAAACTGGGACAACGCATTCAAACAGGATTTAGCAGAAATTCGATTATTTGATGAAACGATGCTGAAGCCGAAAGTGCAAGCTGTACAACAAGAAGAGATGCAACAAGCTGTGAGTGCAACAAGCCTTCCTATTGAAGGTGTTATTAAACGAGCTATGCATACAGCGAACGCCGTTAAAGAGGTTCAAGGCTTTGCGGAAGTAGCGAGTTATATAGAAAATAAGGTAGAGCGTTTGCAAAAGAAAGATTTTACAATCGCATTGTTTGGTGCATTTAGTGCTGGAAAATCATCATTCTCCAATGCCTTAATGGGTGCAAAGGTTTTACCGGTTTCACCAAACCCTACAACAGCAGCCATTAATAAAATACGTCCTGTAACACCAGACCATCCACATGAAACAGCCGATGTACTGTTAAAAAATGCAGATCAAATGCTAGAGGATATAAAAGGCTCCTATGCAGCAATCGGACTTTCTGTTTCTTCATTGGAAGAAGCCTTTAACCGTGCAGATGAAGGAATTGCCGTACAGCTTTCTGATGAGCGTTTAAATGTCCATAAATCATTTATTCGTGCATATAAAGAAGGCTTTCCAACATTTAAAACTGAGCTTGGTAAAATTTTACGTGTTGACCGTGAAGAGTTTGAAAAATTTGTTGCGCAAGAAAACAAATCATGCTTTGTTGACAATATTGACTTCTATTATGATAGTCCACTAACACGCATGGGTGTTACATTAGTTGATACACCAGGAGCAGACTCTATTAATGCACGTCATACAGGTGTTGCATTTGAGTATATTCGTAATGCGGATGCAATCTTGTTTATTACTTATTACAATCATGCCTTTGCAAAAGCAGACCGTGAATTTTTAATTCAGCTTGGCCGTGTGAAGGATGCATTCGAGCTAGATAAGATGTTCTTTATTGTCAATGCCATTGATTTGGCAACAACAGAGGAAGAACAGGAAGATGTAAAGGGCTATGTACGTTCAGAATTACAACGCTTTGGCATACGCTTCCCTCGACTTTACGGTGTATCTAGTTTGTTGGCATTAAAGGAAAAAGTCGAAAGTGCTGATTTAACATCTGGTATGCCACCATTTGAGGAAGCTTTCTATACATTCTTAAATGATGAACTAAGTGCATTAGCGGTGCAGGCACTTGCAGAGGAAGTTGATAAAACGGAGCAACGTTTGGGGGATTTAATTGCGCAAACAGAGGAAAACTTAAAGCGTAAGGATGAACGTTTAGAGGAATTAACAACCCTTGAACAGCATATCAAATCCAAGTTCAATACACTTAATACAAGTATGGCAGAAAGTGAAACGAAGCAAGAGCTGGATGAATTATTATACTATGTTCTACAGCGCGTATACTATCGTTATCCAGAGTTCTTTAAGGAAGGCTATAATCCATCAACATTTGCAGCAATGCCGGCACAGCAAGCATTGG
This window harbors:
- a CDS encoding GTPase; the encoded protein is MNDFDQQLEGLLKQAALQYIIYQHNGDTERMDKTSLFARKLQQKEYVIGFAGHFSAGKSSMINALSGENLLASSPIPTSANIVKVHKSEEDYAIVYMHNEKPVKFEAGYDFKTVKELSKNGDLVSQIEIGHSASTLPFGVTVMDTPGVDSTDDAHRMSTESALHIADIVFYTMDYNHVQSELNFQFTKQLMKYNPNVYLIVNMIDKHKENELSFEEFKATVHQSFSAWGVVPKGVFFTSLRELEHPHNDFEAVKKIVMDSMNDWQDQLVQTATNTLRLLQSEHDTYLMEERQDRLDIDEDVLSADDWANHKDILEQYNKLNRQVELFSVEAWNETFEEQRKELLANAAIMPADLRDKLRLYLESQQEGFKVGGLFTAKKKTEEERNRRKEDAYSAYQNVAHAQITGHLKGLMKKVLKDVGALNEERASAIDTYLFELPFSLIEQQIQVGALLTGDAVLNFANRVAEATKRYFIQETDHWKDAQAKLLETVATETAAPSKLKMAGMQAKVDAIQAVLEMEGYQQYSASVMHQASNEIRKQANHQLTNWDNAFKQDLAEIRLFDETMLKPKVQAVQQEEMQQAVSATSLPIEGVIKRAMHTANAVKEVQGFAEVASYIENKVERLQKKDFTIALFGAFSAGKSSFSNALMGAKVLPVSPNPTTAAINKIRPVTPDHPHETADVLLKNADQMLEDIKGSYAAIGLSVSSLEEAFNRADEGIAVQLSDERLNVHKSFIRAYKEGFPTFKTELGKILRVDREEFEKFVAQENKSCFVDNIDFYYDSPLTRMGVTLVDTPGADSINARHTGVAFEYIRNADAILFITYYNHAFAKADREFLIQLGRVKDAFELDKMFFIVNAIDLATTEEEQEDVKGYVRSELQRFGIRFPRLYGVSSLLALKEKVESADLTSGMPPFEEAFYTFLNDELSALAVQALAEEVDKTEQRLGDLIAQTEENLKRKDERLEELTTLEQHIKSKFNTLNTSMAESETKQELDELLYYVLQRVYYRYPEFFKEGYNPSTFAAMPAQQALEHALKEVLQSLRFDFTQEMRVTNFRLSQFISKKMQLRFKDEVRELKELNRSFSFLAFEAAEPDLLDFEGPFTDNAKYSSVKTHFRNAKAFFEKNEKVKLSEALEALTKPDAQNYLDAQKVSLMTWAISYIAEEAERLRLHIYHQALEQIATERLVLQEESRLASWKTIYAQLQYA